Genomic DNA from Sphaerodactylus townsendi isolate TG3544 linkage group LG14, MPM_Stown_v2.3, whole genome shotgun sequence:
CCCAAGAAGTCTGCACCTCAGTTCAAATGCTTCAAATTCAGTTATCCTGAAACCCAATAAAGTTCTGCATCATGTTAGTTCACACCAGTTATAAACTTCTGCTGCAGTATAGTTGGGAATAACACTAAGCAGGTCTACTAAGAAGTAAGTCTTATGGTATTCAGTGGTGATTATTCAGAGGAAAGTCTCCTTAAAATGCAGCCATTGTGTATCAAAATTAACTGGAATTTTTATTCAAAGTTGGAATCTAGTCCCAGGAAAGTGCTgtcagaattgcactgtaaactcCTTGAAAAGACCTGACAAGACATGCTTAAGATTGCTGTCTTAGTACCATTACAATAATAGTTAATGATGATTATGATATTAAGGGAAAAAGCTAAATGCTACTTTCACAACTAGAGAAAAGGCCTTTGATTACATAGAATGGGactttgtattttaaacaggCTGTTACAAAGAGAAAGAATAGCTTCTAGAGAATTGGGTATGGATGTTAATAGATAAGCTCACAACATACAAGTATATGTTGGAAAGAAAAGTCTTGCCTTAAGACAAGTCTGAAAAAAGTTGTGTCCTTTGTACAACTCGCTAAATGAAGTTAAGGATAAAGGGGTAAAATGTACATAGATatgttcttttttccttgtaTAATGGGTACATAGgtttattttgctgttttgtaaTTTGGACTTTTTGGCATTTTATTGGTACAGAAAAAGCCATCGATTGTATAGAATGGGATTGTCTCATTCAAACACTTTCTGATTTTGATTTTGGGCTAGCTGTTTAAAAACAGTTCCCTCTGctaggggggggggtgggcatttTCACCTCACCTCAAAAAACAAATCAGTGCATTTTTGGTTGATTCACAGCAAAGCTAGCAGCAAGGGTATTGTGCCCCTACAGGCTTAAAACATGACTTCCAATCTAACACTGATTACTGTTCCATTCTAACATAAATTACTGAATTATTACTGGACTTGTAGACTGTACAATGTATGCCTTGCATATCAAAATGAACCCAAAAGGATACAAAATAGCCCTTTTTGGAAATGAGTCAGATTCTGTTGTTAAGATACATTCAGCTTGGCTGAAATCTAATAAATTGAATTACAcagatttattgtatttatttataaatatttataccctgcttcatACCAAAGTCTCTAGGCTGCTTAcacaagttaaaaacaattttaaaatcacaattaaaacataatcaaTTATAGCCattacaacaataaaaatagcataaaattaACCCCCAAAGcccatttccccactctcccccccacacaaactagcagctgtagagggggctAGCCAAATGCTTGGGTGAAGAAAAGGTCTTTGCCAAAGGTCTTTGCCCATAAAGGGCAGGCACATGGCAAATCTCTGAGGAGAGACTATTCCAGAACCTGAGGGGCAATTACAGAGAAAGTCCCCTGCTGCATGCCCCGTCCCCTGTGTCTCAGTAGGGAACAGAACCACCAGGAGCACCTCCCCCTGTaacctcagtgcccaggcaggtacTCCTTCAGATACTCCTTCAGGTAGCTagggcccaagccatttagggtgTACGTCAAATACAACACCTTAAACTGGACCTGGGAGTGAATTCGGAGCCTGTGCAGTTCTTTAAGGACTGGTATGATGCCCATTCAATCAGATGTACCAGCTAACAGCCTAGCTGCCacatgctgcaccagctccagcttctaGACCATCTTCAAGGATAGCTCCATGTAGTTTGCATTATGATAGTCCAATCGAGAGGTTACCAGAGAATGTCACACAGAATCAGACAGAGCTGGCAAACCAAACCGAACTGCTGGATGGCTCTCATCACCACCATTACCACCTGAACTTCAAAGGATAGTGATGAATCCAGGAGTCCCCCCAGATCTCACACACAACccttctggggcaatacaacACCATCTAGAACTGGGTGCCCCATGATCTGGACTTGGGAGCCAGAACACAGAGAACCtctatcttgtctggattcagcctcagtttgttggtcctcatccagcccataactgcttccaggcaacAGTCCAACACACAGAGTGCCTTTCCCACCTCTGATGAAATTTGACTTGGAAATATTCTGATTGACATTTTGAGTACATTATATGAAGAGCAGGGAATATTGCTATAATTCTCATGTTAGTTTCTGAATTATGTGAAATATGAAATATCCTAGTACTTtggcataaactttcatgaatCACAATCTCCACTGTCACATGTATGAAGCACTTACACAAGCACTTCCTGAGGGCTGACCTGGCATTTGGTTTTGTTGCCTGTTAGTGCCTTGGGTGCCAGTGGGATGAAATTGGACGGAtgaaattggagggaaagaatGTATGGTGGCAAGAGTTTTTCAGAAATTCCCGACAAACATCAAGGCATTTATATCAGCATGTACTGATATAATACTGGTTCTACTATATGTTGGATACTGGTTCTACTATATGTTGGCAGAGTGGCTAACACAACACAACAGGAATACAAGCTGATTAAAGTGTAGATAAAGttttcagtcaatcaatcaatcaatcaatctttctAATGGTCACAAACCAACATAAGTAAAGTTTTATACGATAGTAAAGAGAAAAGACAGTAACAGGGACCTAGTTATCTAactagctgagagagagaaaatgttcaGAGAAAAGCAGCAATCtggagacaaacaaaaaatgatacttaacaggagagaaggtgctgaCCTCACTATCCCATCTAACTGTCCTCTTGTTGGCCCCTTATGAATGGCCTGTGGGCCATAATAAAAATTGAACTACTTATGTCATAACCTCATTTCTCCAATCATCAGAATTAATAGTAACAAAACAGACTATTTGCCCCTGACAATAAGACCCATGTTGTATAGATGCTTTGTAAGCTAATGAATCACACTTATATTTACATGAGGAAGTCTTTTCAGGACGTTGCAAATTACATTCAAAAGCCAACACCCATTAAATTGATCACTAGGCAAATCCAGAACTTACCTCCTCCACATGGTCTGTTCCACCACCCAAATTGTTTTCTCCATTCAGCATCAGTGAAATATCAGAATTTACATTACAGAGGATATTTTCTGCTATTTGGACAGTAGGCTGCAGGAACGTTAACTCGTTTCTCCTAgactcagaagataagcagaccTGGTAAGAATACGGCAAAGTGCCGTCTTCATAattgggagggaaaatggcaccagttTTCACATCAGGAACAAAGCACTGAAGGAAGGTGGGGTTCCTTGACTGTCGGAGTTTCATCACAATAGTCAGTATTACTGTCACAAGAAACAGGAAAGACACCAAGGCCAAGGTCAGAACCAAATAAAACTGGAGATCAGACTGAGACTCTGAGTCACTGGGTTGGGGGTCCATTTCTGGAAGGGCCTCCTGGAAGTTCTCAGCAAAAACAAGGTTCAGAGTCACCGTTGCTGAGAGAGGAGGCTGCCCGTTGTCCTTCACCATAACGACCAGCCTCTGCTTCACAGATTCTCTCTCCACTAATGCTCGGGCTGTTTTGATCTCTCCGGTGTGGGACCCGATGGTGAAAAGAGAGGGCTCCGTGGCCTGCAGCAGGTGGAAAGAGAGCCAGGCATTGTGTCCAGAGTCAGCATCCACGGCCACCACTTTAGTCACCAGATAACCTGATTCAGCCGACCGAGGCACCATCTCAAACAAAGATGAGCTTTCCGTTCCTTGGGAAGGATAGAGGATCTGGGGAGTGTTATCGTTCCTGTCAAGGATAGACACTCTCACTGTGGTGCTGCTATTGAGGGATGGGGAGCCTCCATCTTGGGCCTGCACTTGAATCTGAAACTCCCGGACTTGCTCGTAGTCGAAGGAGCGCTGTGCATAAATGGTGCCAGTCTCAGAATTAATAGACAGGTAGGAGGAGAGAGGCAGGTCCTCAATGTTGCTCTTGAGGATGGAGTACTTGATTTTTGCATTGTGATCCTCATCTGGGTCAGAGGCCTTGACTCTGAAAATAGATGCTCCAGATGGGTTGTTCTCTAGTACGTAGGCAGTATAGGAAGACTTCTCAAAAGCTGGAGGATTATCATTGATATCTGAGATCCTTAGGGACATGGTTTTGTATGTAGAGAGAGGAGGGATGCCCTTGTCTGTGGCCGTGACTGTAATATTATACTCCGGGATCTTTTCTCTATCAAGATAACTATCTGTGAGGAGCTTGAAGTAATTATCTGAAGATGAAACTATCTGGAAAGGAAGAAGGTCTCTGAGATGGCAAGTGACTTCCCCGTTCTCCCCAGAATCCTTGTCATTAACCTTCAGCAAAGCAATAACAGTTCCAGGCATGGAGTCTTCAGGAACTGGACTGGATACAGAACTAAGTATCACTTCAGGAGGATTGTCATTCAGATCTAAAACCTCAATCTCCAGCTTGCAATGTGTCACCAAACCACCCCCATCAACGGCCTGTATTATCCCCATATAACTTTGACTTTCTTCAAAATCAATACTGTCCATAAGTGTAACAGTTCCATTATGTGGATCCAAGCTGAATTTATCTAGGCTACTTTCTAACATGCTACTGAATGTGTAGGTGATTTCAGCATTTGAACCTTCATCACTGTCAGATGCTCTGACTTGAATGATAGAAGCACCTTTGGGTGTGTTTTCCTTCAAGCTTACTTTGTAGGTTTCCTGGTCAAAAACTGGTAGATTGTCATTGACGTCAGTAACAATCACATGTATATTTGTTGTCCCAGATTTTATTGGATCTCCCCCATCCACAGCTTTAAGGACCAAGTGGAGGGTGTGCTCCTTTTCCCTGTCCAGTTGTTTTTGCAATACTAATTCTGCATATTTGCTCCCATCCTTGTTCTCTTTAATTTCCAGTTTAAAATAAGGAGTTTGGCTCAAATGATAGTTCTGAAGAGAATTTAGTCCAATGTCCTTGTCTTCAGCATTTCCAAGAAGAAACAGGGCCCCAGGCAAACTTGATTCACTCACTTTAAGTTCAATATTTTCTTTCTGGAAATGTGGGGCATTATCATTGATGTCTTTGACAAAAACTTGTATGTGAAACACATTCAAAGGGCTGTGAACCACAGCTTCAAATTTTAGGACACAAGAGGTTGATTTCCCACAAATTTCTTCTCGGTCTATCCTGTCATTCACATACAGGTTGCCATTTTGTTCGTTAAGAGTGAAATATTGCTTTTCTGAAGAGGCACCAAGCTTGCATCTGGATAACTCCGCCATATCCAACCCCAAATCTTTTGCAAGATTCCCTACAAGAGAACCCTTTTCTGTTTCCTCTAAAATTGAATAGTGAATGGGCTGAGACGGCATTTGACAGAACAAAGACAAGAATATTAACAGAAACAGTACTTGCCTCTTGATCTCTCTTGTTGTCCCTGCATTTCTATTCTCCATCACCTTCATTTCCTTAATTgcctttattttgatatttttttcctttctcagattttaaaatatgctgTGTGTTAGCAGCAAGATGTTTGCAGCATAGTCATTTGCTGATCCTTGGGAAATGAAGCAAATCCCCTTTCCTGGATGcgttttaaaaacaaagatgcCTTCTGTGTCTGTTTTCCGATCAGATGAAAATGATACTGCAGTAGGAGCCGCAAATGTGTATTTCAGTAATGCTCCCCTATTGTCCAACAGTGACATCATGAGTCCACAGCAAGAACTGCACAGTGATACTTTTTTCTTATATTTCTACACAGCAATTTAAAGGATTATTCAAAATTTAAAAGATGACTGTTCAGTATTTAAATCTgtgcctttccccccatttccatGCTGTTTCCTCAGCAGGCTACTTTACTGCATATTTATTTTACTCTTTATAATAAGTTCTCCTAATATTATAAAAGCTAGACTACCCCAAACTTACCAGAGCTTAGGAGTCAAGAAGGGTCAGACATGGTTAttgctgggatgggagaccaccaagaaagatgtGGGTCGCTATGTGGAgaacaatagcaaaccacccctgcttgtcttttgccttgagcagcagtggcgtgggaggttaagagctcgtgtatctaatctggaggaaccgggtttgattcccagctctgccgcctgagctgtggaggcttatctggggaattcagattagcctgtacactcccacacatgccagctgggtgaccttttggaCTCAGATCACAGCTTCTCCAGAGCCTCTCTCTTaaagcccccacctacctcacagggtgtttgttgtgaggggggaagggcaaggagattgtaagcccctttgagtctcctgcaggagagaaaggggggatataaatccaaattcttcttcttcttcttcttcttgaaaatcCATGAGGGGTCACCACAAATTAGTTGCGACTTGACAGAACTTAACAATTATTAATATTATAATTCATGTCTAGCATCTTAATTTCACAGTGCACACCAGTGCATTTCTTTTCTAAAATGTcttaatattaatttttgaaCTGAAATGAGACATAAAGAGGTGATACCATCCTATAAAATAATGTCAAGAGTTTTTATTGATAAGTTTAACCACATCAGCTTTCAACTATGGATTGTTCTGAGTCCAGAATGCGGGTCCTTACACCACAATGGATTTTTGGTGTGGCCAAGACTAAGTGATGACAGAAAGCTTGTCCACATGGTCTGTTTTAGTCTGGAGATGGATACCTcgacacacacatgcacagatatTTCTGTCCTGTATAAGCAACCAACCAGTTAGCAAACAAGCCATGGTAAACCAGCTAATAAATCCAACAAAATGCATAAGGATTCACTGCTTGTCCATTTTGTAGCTACAAAGCAACCTTTTTGTCCCAACATTCAACATGCAGCCCACATTTCTACAGAACATTCACAATACATGTACATGTTGTCCATTTAACAATAAGGTGATACAATTCACATGGAGTTTGTGTCTGTCTACGTGTTGGGGTGGGGATATTTGTCTTTCTCCATCACCATGCATTTGAGACATGAGAGACAGGCATTTATGTGGAGGTCAGATCCTACGATGACCCAAGACGCAAAACATTTACCTCCCTTTTTTGAGAGGGAAGAATCATGCAGATCAGACCATCATGGGCACGGACCTCTCAGTGAAACTTCTGCGGCTCACAGTTTTTTAAGGTGAGAAGTAGAGGAGAAAGCGCTTGCTCACAATCCAAGGGTGACTTCTGATATTTAGCAATAAGGATCAGATTGTTGGGTTACAACAGAAGAATGTAAACATAAAAGCAGTTAGTGGAAGTGAAAATAATagtctagtaccgtggtggcgaaccttaggcactccagatgttatgaactacaatccccatcagcccctgccagcattgtagtctataacatctggagtgccaaaggttcaccaccactggtctagtacaTGAGAAGTCCTAGCAATATAAGTCCTGGTAAATAAATATGTTGGATTTAGTAgtccacattttttttcaagcttCCTATACCACACAACGCATCTTAAAATGCGATTCGCTAactccatcttgctggcctcccaactcCCAGCT
This window encodes:
- the LOC125443375 gene encoding protocadherin gamma-B4-like isoform X14, producing the protein MKVMENRNAGTTREIKRQVLFLLIFLSLFCQMPSQPIHYSILEETEKGSLVGNLAKDLGLDMAELSRCKLGASSEKQYFTLNEQNGNLYVNDRIDREEICGKSTSCVLKFEAVVHSPLNVFHIQVFVKDINDNAPHFQKENIELKVSESSLPGALFLLGNAEDKDIGLNSLQNYHLSQTPYFKLEIKENKDGSKYAELVLQKQLDREKEHTLHLVLKAVDGGDPIKSGTTNIHVIVTDVNDNLPVFDQETYKVSLKENTPKGASIIQVRASDSDEGSNAEITYTFSSMLESSLDKFSLDPHNGTVTLMDSIDFEESQSYMGIIQAVDGGGLVTHCKLEIEVLDLNDNPPEVILSSVSSPVPEDSMPGTVIALLKVNDKDSGENGEVTCHLRDLLPFQIVSSSDNYFKLLTDSYLDREKIPEYNITVTATDKGIPPLSTYKTMSLRISDINDNPPAFEKSSYTAYVLENNPSGASIFRVKASDPDEDHNAKIKYSILKSNIEDLPLSSYLSINSETGTIYAQRSFDYEQVREFQIQVQAQDGGSPSLNSSTTVRVSILDRNDNTPQILYPSQGTESSSLFEMVPRSAESGYLVTKVVAVDADSGHNAWLSFHLLQATEPSLFTIGSHTGEIKTARALVERESVKQRLVVMVKDNGQPPLSATVTLNLVFAENFQEALPEMDPQPSDSESQSDLQFYLVLTLALVSFLFLVTVILTIVMKLRQSRNPTFLQCFVPDVKTGAIFPPNYEDGTLPYSYQVCLSSESRRNELTFLQPTVQIAENILCNVNSDISLMLNGENNLGGGTDHVEEQAQPVNTDWRFSQAQRPGTSGSQNGDENGTWGRNSQVEIRNAFKP